A stretch of Saccharomyces eubayanus strain FM1318 chromosome III, whole genome shotgun sequence DNA encodes these proteins:
- the PGK1 gene encoding phosphoglycerate kinase: MSLSSKLSVQDLDLKDKRVFIRVDFNVPLDGKKITSNQRIVAALPTIKYVLEHNPRYIVLASHLGRPNGERNEKYSLEPVAKELQTLLGKNVTFLNDCVGPEVDAAVKASAPGSVILLENLRYHIEEEGSRKVDGQKVKASKEDVQKFRHELSSLADVYINDAFGTAHRAHSSMVGFDLPQRAAGFLLEKELKYFGKALENPTRPFLAILGGAKVADKIQLIDNLLDKVDSIIIGGGMAFTFKKVLQNTEIGDSIFDKAGAEIVPKLMEKAKAKGVEVVLPVDFVIADAFSADANTKIVSDKEGIPAGWQGLDSGPESRKLFAATVAKAKTIVWNGPPGVFEFEKFAAGTKSLLDEVVKSSTSGNTVIIGGGDTATVAKKYGVTDKISHVSTGGGASLELLEGKELPGVAFLSEKK, encoded by the coding sequence ATGTCTTTATCATCAAAGTTGTCTGTCCAAGACTTGGACTTGAAGGACAAGCGTGTCTTCATCAGAGTTGATTTCAACGTCCCATTAGACGGTAAGAAGATTACTTCTAACCAAAGAATCGTTGCTGCTTTGCCAACCATCAAGTACGTCTTGGAACACAACCCAAGATACATCGTCTTGGCTTCTCATTTGGGTAGACCAAACGGtgaaagaaacgaaaaatacTCTTTGGAACCAGTTGCCAAGGAATTGCAAACTTTGTTGGGTAAGAACGTCACTTTCTTGAACGACTGTGTCGGTCCAGAAGTTGACGCCGCTGTCAAGGCTTCCGCTCCAGGCTCTGTTATCCTATTGGAAAACTTGCGTTACCacatcgaagaagaaggttcCAGAAAGGTCGACGGTCAAAAGGTCAAGGCTTCCAAGGAAGACGTCCAAAAGTTCAGACACGAATTGAGCTCTTTGGCTGATGTTTACATTAACGATGCCTTCGGTACCGCCCACAGAGCTCACTCTTCTATGGTCGGTTTCGACTTGCCACAACGTGCTGCCGGTTTCTTattagaaaaggaattgaagTACTTCGGTAAGGCTTTGGAAAACCCAACCAGACCATTCTTGGCCATCTTAGGTGGTGCCAAGGTTGCTGACAAGATTCAATTGATTGACAACTTGTTGGACAAGGTCGACTCCATCATCATTGGTGGTGGTATGGCTTTCACCTTCAAGAAGGTTTTGCAAAACACTGAAATCGGTGACTCTATCTTCGACAAGGCCGGTGCTGAAATCGTTCCAAAGTTGATGGAAAAGGCCAAGGCCAAGGGTGTCGAAGTCGTCTTACCAGTCGATTTCGTCATTGCTGATGCTTTCTCTGCTGATGCCAACACCAAGATTGTCTCTGACAAGGAAGGTATTCCAGCTGGCTGGCAAGGGTTAGACAGTGGTCCAGAATCTAGAAAATTATTCGCTGCCACTGTCGCAAAGGCTAAGACCATTGTCTGGAACGGTCCACCAGGTGTTTTCGAATTCGAAAAGTTCGCCGCTGGTACCAAGTCCTTGTTGGACGAAGTCGTCAAGAGTTCCACTTCTGGTAACACTGTCATCATTGGTGGTGGTGATACCGCTACCGTCGCTAAGAAGTACGGTGTCACCGACAAGATCTCCCATGTCTCTACCGGTGGTGGTGCTTCTTTGGAATTATTGGAAGGTAAGGAATTGCCAGGTGTTGCTTTCTTatctgaaaagaaataa
- the RVS161 gene encoding amphiphysin-like protein RVS161, protein MSWEGFKKAINRAGHSVIIKNVDKTIDKEYDMEERRYKVLQRAGESLQKEAKGFLDSLRAVTASQTTIAEVISNLYDDSKYVAGGGYNVGNYYLQCVQDFDSETVKQLDGPLRETVLDPITKFSTYFKEIEEAIKKRDHKKQDFDAAKAKVRRLVDKPAKDASKLPRAEKELSLAKDIYENLNNQLKTELPQLVSLRVPYFDPSFEALIKIQLRFCTDGYTRLAQIQQYLDQQSRDDYANGLLDTKIEQLLGQMTSLDICALGIK, encoded by the coding sequence ATGAGTTGGGAAGGTTTCAAAAAGGCCATTAACAGGGCTGGCCACAGTGTGATCATTAAGAACGTTGATAAGACCATTGATAAAGAGTATGATATGGAAGAACGTCGTTATAAGGTGCTTCAAAGGGCCGGCGAATCGTTACAAAAGGAAGCAAAGGGCTTCTTGGACTCTTTAAGAGCTGTGACAGCATCACAGACTACTATCGCTGAAGTCATCTCTAACCTTTACGATGATTCAAAGTATGTTGCTGGTGGTGGCTATAACGTTGGTAACTACTATTTGCAATGTGTTCAAGACTTTGACAGTGAAACGGTGAAGCAGCTAGACGGACCCTTAAGAGAGACTGTGCTGGACCCAATAACAAAGTTCTCAACAtacttcaaagaaattgaggaggctataaaaaagagagatCATAAGAAGCAAGATTTTGATGCTGCGAAGGCAAAGGTTCGTAGATTAGTAGACAAGCCTGCTAAAGATGCTTCCAAGTTACCAAGAGCTGAGAAGGAATTGAGTTTAGCCAAAGACATTTATGAAAATCTAAATAATCAATTGAAGACCGAACTACCACAATTAGTTTCATTGAGGGTACCTTATTTCGACCCAAGTTTTGAAGCTTTAATTAAGATTCAATTAAGGTTTTGCACCGACGGTTACACTCGTTTGGCACAAATTCAACAATATCTAGATCAACAGTCAAGAGACGATTATGCTAATGGGTTATTAGACACTAAGATTGAGCAACTATTGGGGCAAATGACAAGCTTAGACATTTGTGCTCTTGGAATAAAATGA
- the ADY2 gene encoding Ady2p has protein sequence MSDKEQMSGNTDLENAPTGFYSSHEEGAPGGVEDERPSHDSLGKIYTGGDDNEYIYIGRQKFLKTDLYEAFGGTLNPGLAPPSVHKFANPAPLGLSAFALTTFVLSMFNARAQGITVPNVVVGLAMFYGGLVQLIAGIWEIALENTFGGTALCSFGGFWLSFAAIYIPWFGILDAYKDSADDLNNALGFYLLGWCIFTFGLAVCTMKSTIMFFALFFLLAVTFLLLSIGHFVGKVGVTRAGGVLGVIVAFIAWYNAYAGVATKQNSYVLARPIPLPSTERVIF, from the coding sequence ATGTCGGACAAGGAACAAATGAGCGGAAACACcgatttggaaaatgctCCAACCGGGTTCTACAGCTCTCACGAAGAAGGTGCTCCTGGCGGCGTGGAGGATGAACGTCCATCTCACGATTCATTGGGCAAGATTTACACAGGGGGTGACGACAACGAATATATCTATATTGGGCGccaaaagtttttgaagacTGACCTGTATGAAGCCTTTGGTGGTACTTTGAACCCTGGTTTGGCTCCTCCTTCAGTTCATAAATTTGCCAATCCTGCTCCCTTGGGTCTTTCTGCGTTCGCTTTGACTACTTTTGTGCTATCAATGTTCAACGCGAGAGCTCAAGGCATCACTGTCCCCAACGTTGTCGTTGGTCTTGCCATGTTTTACGGTGGTCTAGTGCAACTTATTGCTGGTATTTGGGAAATCGCCTTGGAGAACACTTTTGGTGGTACCGCGCTATGTTCCTTTGGCGGGTTCTGGTTAAGTTTTGCTGCTATTTACATCCCTTGGTTCGGTATCCTGGACGCTTATAAAGATAGTGCTGATGACTTGAATAATGCATTAGGATTTTATTTACTGGGATGGTGTATTTTCACTTTCGGTTTGGCTGTCTGTACTATGAAATCCACTATCATGTTCTTTGCgttgttcttcttattGGCGGTTACCTTTTTGTTGCTGTCTATTGGTCACTTTGTCGGTAAAGTCGGTGTAACAAGGGCCGGTGGTGTACTTGGAGTTATCGTCGCCTTCATCGCTTGGTATAATGCATATGCAGGTGTGGCTACAAAGCAGAACTCATATGTACTAGCTCGCCCAATTCCATTGCCATCCACTGAAAGAGTGATATTCTAA
- the SAT4 gene encoding serine/threonine protein kinase SAT4, translated as MTDMNDSSSAIPQQTPRKHVLSSKVMQLFRSGSKSSRQVKPSSNTQPPSNVNTNVSSASKSAKFGLHTPTSATTRVANAAANATNAAAVSKSGMYMPECYQSTSPSHSSSSASLNNQIDINTSKSSSATSLTSSVSALSLSPASAINTSSKSLSPKFSHHSNNAVNTPAPTPTASSINSNVNKITNTSGPFCGRFLVHKDGTHEHYLKNAKRQEKLSTMIKNMVGASKLRGEAKSAVPDIIKDPSTSVNTTKNPPTLFAGFMKQVVDMDDKYPEGAPISGAFNGSEKNLYKSGLNESSGKVAALSSNNVPATTPIKKDTQCFAEKYGRCQEVLGKGAFGVVRICQKKNVSSQDGNKGEKLYAVKEFKRKASESVEKYSKRLTSEFCISSSLHHTNIVTTLDLFQDAKGEYCEVMEYCAGGDLFTLVIAAGKLEYMEADCFFKQLIRGVVYMHEMGVCHRDLKPENLLLTHDGMLKITDFGNSECFKMAWEKNIHLSGGVCGSSPYIAPEEYIKEEFDPRPVDIWACGVIYMAMRTGRQLWSSAEKDDPFYLNYLKGRKEKGGYEPIESLKRARCRNVIYSMLDPVPYRRINGKQILNSEWGREIKCCHNGHALK; from the coding sequence ATGACTGATATGAATGATAGTAGTTCTGCTATTCCTCAGCAAACTCCAAGGAAACATGTACTATCTTCTAAGGTTATGCAACTTTTTAGAAGTGGCTCGAAGTCATCCAGGCAAGTAAAGCCCTCATCGAACACTCAGCCGCCCTCTAATGTAAACACAAATGTTTCATCGGCGTCTAAATCAGCCAAGTTTGGTTTACATACCCCAACTTCTGCTACCACTAGAGTAGCCAATGCTGCTGCTAACGCTACTAATGCTGCTGCTGTGAGTAAATCTGGAATGTATATGCCCGAGTGTTACCAATCCACATCACCATCCCACTCCAGTTCGTCTGCATCGTTGAATAATCAAATCGATATCAATACCTCTAAATCCTCATCTGCCACCTCTTTAACGTCATCAGTATCAGCCTTGTCTTTATCACCCGCATCAGCCATAAATACTAGCTCCAAGAGCTTGAGCCCCAAATTTTCCCACCATAGTAATAACGCTGTTAATACGCCTGCACCTACGCCAACTGCTTCAAGTATTAATAGTAACGTTAATAAAATAACCAATACCAGTGGACCTTTCTGTGGTAGATTTCTCGTGCATAAAGATGGTACTCACGAACactatttgaaaaatgccaaaagacaagaaaagcTATCCACGATGATCAAAAATATGGTTGGTGCGAGCAAACTACGTGGCGAAGCAAAATCTGCCGTTCCTGATATAATAAAGGACCCAAGTACTTCTGTAAACACTACCAAGAATCCACCTACATTATTTGCAGGTTTTATGAAACAGGTCGTAGATATGGATGATAAATACCCAGAAGGCGCACCCATAAGTGGCGCCTTCAATGGTTCTGAAAAGAACTTATACAAGTCAGGTTTAAACGAATCAAGCGGGAAAGTGGCGGCCCTTTCATCCAATAATGTACCCGCTACCACGCCAATTAAAAAGGATACACAATGTTTTGCTGAAAAATATGGTCGTTGTCAAGAAGTCCTTGGTAAAGGTGCGTTTGGTGTAGTGAGAATCtgtcaaaagaaaaacgttTCGTCACAAGATGGTAATAAAGGTGAAAAGCTTTATGCTGTAAAAGAATTTAAACGTAAGGCGTCCGAATCTGTGGAAAAATACTCTAAGAGACTAACCTCTGAGTTTTGTATCTCCTCGTCATTACATCACACAAATATCGTCACCACATTAGATCTTTTCCAGGATGCTAAGGGGGAGTATTGTGAAGTAATGGAATACTGTGCGGGCGGCGATTTATTTACTTTGGTCATTGCCGCAGGAAAGCTGGAATACATGGAAGCtgattgttttttcaagcaaCTGATAAGAGGTGTTGTCTATATGCACGAAATGGGTGTTTGCCACAGGGATTTGAAACCtgaaaatttattattaaCCCATGATGGtatgttgaaaataacCGATTTTGGTAACAGTGAATGTTTCAAGATGGCATGGGAAAAAAACATCCATTTAAGTGGAGGTGTTTGTGGTTCGTCTCCATACATTGCCCCGGAAGAATATATCAAAGAGGAATTCGATCCAAGACCCGTGGATATATGGGCATGTGGTGTTATCTATATGGCAATGAGAACCGGCAGACAGCTATGGAGCTCTGCTGAAAAGGATGACCCATTTTATCTGAATTACCTAAAGGGGCGTAAGGAAAAGGGTGGTTATGAACCAATTgaaagtttgaaaagagcCAGATGTAGGAATGTGATATATTCGATGTTAGATCCTGTTCCGTATAGAAGGATCAACGGGAAACAAATTCTAAACAGTGAATGGGGTAGAGAAATAAAATGCTGTCACAATGGACACGCGTTGAAATAA
- the POL4 gene encoding DNA-directed DNA polymerase IV: MLLNGKSFIFLPNPDTSSSTFIKNVLKDKGATIILNVEDCCQSNANNVTVLVDDSFVDSNMNLIQRDIFQREANSNDINNLFNKIEELKIQCVKVSCVTKWVQNEKFTIENSELVNLTPPIITISDDTNNGQSSSEADTEIPTDVEDNEDDGGEKNVVGEFSQQPIGNALQLDSGTKLLVNDKPKYKNNELVIEALKRLTKKYEIKGERFRARGYRLAKQSVENCDFDISSGAEAHTKLRNIGPSIARKIQVILDTGALPGLNDSMGLEDKLNYFKNCYGVGPEIAKRWNLLSYESFCIASKKDPDDFISDWSVLFGWSYYDDWLHKMSRNECLAHLDVVQNALNEIDPDCLVELQGSYNRGYSKCGDIDLLFFKPFCDDTAELAGIMESLCIKLYKDGYIHCFLQLTPSLESLFAEKIIERFQTAKINGYKKRKKWYSSEIIKKFFMGVKLSSKKLGELKEADTDEGTFLIKEEEETKLKPIDQYMSLNSKDENYCRRLDFFCCKWDELGAGRIHYTGSKEYNRWIRILAAQKGFKLTQHGLFRDSVLLESFNEYKIFELLDLKYVEPKDRNDIEWEKKVVK; encoded by the coding sequence ATGTTGCTAAACGGAAAaagctttattttcttaCCCAATCCTGACACATCTTCTAGTACATTTATAAAGAATGTCTTGAAGGATAAAGGTGCCACTATCATATTAAATGTTGAAGATTGCTGTCAATCAAACGCAAATAATGTGACTGTTTTGGTTGATGATTCCTTTGTTGATTCCAACATGAACCTGATACAAAGggacatttttcaaagagagGCAAACTCAAATGATATTAATAACCTATTTAATAAGATCGAAGAATTAAAAATCCAATGTGTTAAGGTTAGTTGTGTTACGAAATGGGTTCAGAATGAAAAGTTTACAATTGAAAACAGTGAGTTGGTTAATTTGACTCCTCCTATCATAACCATTTCAGATGATACTAATAACGGGCAAAGTTCTAGTGAGGCAGATACTGAGATTCCAACTGACGTGGAGGACAATGAGGATGATGGAGGCGAAAAAAATGTCGTGGGAGAGTTTTCACAGCAGCCTATTGGAAACGCCTTGCAATTGGATAGTGGCACAAAATTACTCGTAAATGACAAACccaaatataaaaataatgagTTGGTCATTgaagctttgaaaagacTGACTAAAAAATATGAGATCAAAGGTGAAAGATTTCGTGCAAGAGGTTACAGACTCGCTAAACAATCAGTCGAAAATTGCGATTTTGACATTAGTTCCGGTGCAGAAGCACATACCAAATTAAGGAATATTGGGCCTAGCATTGCAAGGAAAATACAAGTCATATTGGATACAGGTGCCTTACCAGGTTTGAATGATTCAATGGGGTTGGAAGATAAACTAAATTACTTCAAGAATTGTTACGGTGTTGGCCCAGAGATTGCCAAACGTTGGAATCTGTTAAGTTATGAAAGTTTTTGTATTGCAAGTAAGAAGGACCCAGATGATTTTATATCAGATTGGTCAGTCTTATTTGGTTGGTCATATTATGACGACTGGTTACATAAGATGTCACGGAATGAATGTTTAGCGCATTTGGACGTGGTTCAAAACGCATTGAACGAAATTGACCCTGACTGCCTGGTCGAATTACAAGGAAGCTATAATAGAGGTTACTCTAAATGCGGTGATATCgatcttttatttttcaaaccatTTTGTGATGACACCGCCGAATTGGCAGGTATCATGGAATCACTTTGTATCAAGCTTTACAAAGACGGTTATATTCACTGTTTCTTACAGTTAACACCAAGCCTAGAAAGTTTATTTGCTGAGAAGATCATAGAGAGATTTCAAACAGCTAAGATAAACGgatataaaaaaagaaaaaagtggtATTCTTCAGAGATaattaagaaattttttatggGAGTCAAATTATcctcaaaaaaattgggaGAGCTGAAAGAAGCAGACACTGACGAAGGTACGTTTCTTataaaagaggaagaagaaactaaatTGAAACCGATTGACCAATATATGTCCTTAAATTCTAAGGATGAGAATTACTGTAGAAGACTagatttcttttgttgtaaGTGGGACGAACTTGGAGCAGGGAGGATACACTATACAGGATCCAAAGAATATAATAGATGGATAAGAATACTAGCAGCACAAAAGGGCTTCAAGTTAACACAACACGGGTTATTTCGGGATAGCGTCTTGCTTGAAAGTTTTAACGAAtacaaaatttttgaactattagatttgaaatatgTCGAACCTAAGGATAGGAACGACATAGAATGGGAGAAAAAAGTGGTAAAATGA
- the ADP1 gene encoding putative ATP-dependent permease ADP1, producing the protein MKSYRHYIYYTVISLLLLCSSVSFAKQGETPFFKDAIPERSRPSAPDKGNDTCPPCFNCMLPIFQCKQFSECDSYTGRCECIEGFAGDDCSLPLCGGLSPDESGNKDRPVRAQNDTCHCDDGWGGINCDVCQDDFVCDAFMPDSSIKGTCYKNGMIINKVFSGCDVTNEKILQILNGKIPQITFACDKPNQECNFQFWIDQLESFYCGLNDCAFEYDLDHNTSHYKCSEVQCKCVPDTMLCGAKGSIDISEFLTETIRGPGDFSCDLETRQCKFSEPSMNDLILTIFGDPYITLKCESGECVHYSEIPGYKSPSKDPAVSWQGRLVLALTAVMVLALFTFATFYISKSPLFRNGAGSSKSPIRLPDEDAMNNFLQNEDDTLATLSFENITYSVPSINSNGFEETVLNEISGIVKPGQILAIMGGSGAGKTTLLDILAMKRKTGHVSGSIKVNGTSMDRKAFSKITGFVDQDDFLLPTLTVYETVLNSALLRLPKVLSFEAKKARVYKVLEELRIIDIKDRIIGNEFDRGISGGEKRRVSIACELVTSPLVLFLDEPTSGLDASNANNVIECLVRLSSDYNRTLVLSIHQPRSNIFYLFDKLVLLSKGEMVYSGNSKKVSEFLRNEGYACPDNYNIADYLIDITFETTPQGKRRRIRNISDLEAGANVNDNDNDNDNIIHQATFTNSDGTTQREWAHLAAHRDEIRTLLREDEDEEGADGTRGTTEIDLNTKILHDKYRDSVYFAELSQEIEDVMSEADENSNVLNGDLPTGQESASFLQQLSILNSRSFKNMYRNPKLLLGNYVLTILLSLFLGTLYYNVSNDISGFQNRMGLFFFILTYFGFVTFTGLSSFALERIIFIKERSNNYYSPFAYYMSKIMSEVVPLRVVPPILLSLIVYPMTGLNMKDNAFFKCIGILILFNLGISLEILTIGIIFEDLNNSIILSVLVLLGSLLFSGLFINTSNITNVAFKYLKNFSVFYYAYESLLINEVKTLMLKERKYGLNIEVPGATILTTFGFVVQNLVFDIKILALFNVVFLITGYLALKWIVVEQK; encoded by the coding sequence ATGAAAAGTTATCGACATTATATCTATTATACTGTGATATCGCTTCTGTTATTGTGCAGCTCCGTTTCATTCGCAAAACAGGGAGAGACTCCGTTCTTCAAAGACGCTATACCAGAAAGATCGCGCCCCTCTGCACCAGATAAGGGCAATGATACGTGCCCGCCATGTTTCAATTGTATGTTGCCAATTTTCCAGTGTAAACAGTTTTCTGAATGTGATTCATACACCGGCAGATGTGAATGTATAGAAGGGTTTGCAGGTGATGACTGTTCTCTGCCTCTGTGTGGTGGTCTCTCACCGGATGAGAGCGGTAATAAGGATCGTCCTGTAAGAGCGCAGAATGATACCTGTCATTGTGACGATGGATGGGGTGGAATCAATTGTGACGTTTGCCAAGACGATTTTGTTTGTGATGCATTCATGCCCGATTCCAGTATCAAGGGGACTTGTTATAAGAACGGTATGATCATAAACAAAGTCTTTTCAGGATGTGATGTGACCAATGAGAAAATTCTACAAATTTTAAACGGCAAAATTCCACAAATTACATTTGCTTGTGATAAACCCAATCAGGAGTGTAATTTCCAGTTTTGGATAGACCAATTAGAAAGTTTTTACTGTGGATTGAACGATTGTGCTTTTGAGTACGACTTAGACCATAATACCTCTCATTATAAATGTAGCGAGGTTCAATGTAAATGTGTTCCCGATACAATGTTGTGTGGTGCTAAGGGGTCTATTGATATCTCAGAGTTTCTAACGGAGACTATAAGAGGCCCTGGGGATTTCAGCTGTGATTTAGAAACAAGGCAGTGTAAATTCAGCGAGCCTTCCATGAATGATTTGATCTTAACTATTTTTGGTGACCCTTACATCACTCTGAAATGTGAGTCTGGTGAATGTGTTCATTACAGTGAAATTCCAGGTTATAAGTCTCCTTCGAAGGACCCAGCAGTGTCATGGCAGGGAAGATTGGTACTGGCTTTGACTGCTGTGATGGTTTTGGCACTCTTTACGTTTGCCACTTTTTACATCTCCAAATCGCCATTATTTAGAAATGGAGCGGGATCATCAAAATCCCCCATTCGTTTGCCAGACGAGGATGCAATGAAtaattttttgcaaaatgaagatgatacaTTGGCAACATtaagttttgaaaacatcACATACAGTGTACCCTCGATAAATTCCAATggctttgaagaaacagTACTGAATGAAATCAGTGGTATCGTTAAACCGGGCCAAATTTTGGCTATTATGGGTGGTTCCGGTGCAGGTAAGACAACTTTGTTAGATATTCTAgcaatgaaaaggaagacgGGCCATGTCTCCGGTAGCATTAAAGTTAACGGTACTAGTATGGACCGTAAAGCCTTCTCTAAGATAACCGGATTCGTGGACCAAGACGACTTCTTATTACCTACACTAACTGTCTATGAAACTGTCCTGAATAGTGCATTACTGAGATTGCCCAAAGTGTTATCCTTTGAAGCCAAGAAGGCGCGCGTTTATAAAGTGTTGGAAGAGCTCAGAATCATTGATATCAAAGACCGTATTATCGGGAACGAATTTGATCGTGGTATCAGTGGAGGTGAGAAACGTCGTGTTTCCATTGCATGTGAACTGGTGACGTCTCCAttggtattatttttggatGAACCCACGTCTGGGTTAGATGCGAGTAACGCTAATAATGTTATTGAATGCCTAGTGAGACTATCCAGCGACTATAACAGAACTTTGGTATTATCCATTCATCAGCCAAGATCAaacatattttatttatttgacAAATTGGTTTTATTAAGTAAAGGTGAAATGGTATACTCAGGAAACTCTAAGAAAGTCTCGgaatttttgagaaatgaAGGATACGCTTGTCCTGATAATTACAACATCGCAGATTATTTGATCGATATTACTTTTGAAACCACTCCCCAGgggaagagaagaagaatacgaAATATCTCGGATTTAGAAGCCGGCGCCAATGTTaacgataatgataacgataatgataacaTCATTCATCAAGCAACGTTCACTAACAGCGACGGTACCACACAGAGAGAATGGGCTCATCTCGCAGCCCATAGAGACGAAATCAGAACATTGTTGAGagaggatgaggatgaagaaggagCCGACGGAACACGAGGCACCACCGAGATCGATTTGAATACCAAGATATTACACGATAAATATAGAGATAGCGTTTATTTCGCCGAGCTTTCACAAGAGATTGAAGATGTCATGAGTGAAGCGGACGAAAACAGCAACGTTTTGAACGGAGATTTGCCTACGGGTCAAGAATCTGCTAGTTTCTTACAACAGTTATCGATATTAAATTCAAggagtttcaaaaatatgtataGGAACCCTAAGCTTTTATTGGGGAACTACGTCTTAACGATTCTACTAAGTCTGTTCTTAGGAACGTTATACTACAACGTCTCTAACGATATCAGTGGTTTCCAGAATAGAATGGGgttattcttcttcatattGACCTACTTTGGCTTCGTTACATTCACGGGCCTGAGCTCATTTGCTCTGGAGAGaattattttcatcaaggAAAGATCTAATAATTACTATTCGCCATTTGCATACTACATGAGCAAGATAATGAGTGAAGTGGTGCCCTTACGAGTGGTGCCTCCCATACTGTTATCGTTAATTGTGTATCCGATGACAGGTCTCAACATGAAAGACAATGCCTTTTTCAAGTGTATCGGGATACTTATATTGTTCAACTTGGGCATATCACTGGAGATCTTGACCATCGGAATAATATTCGAAGACTTGAATAATTCCATCATACTAAGTGTACTGGTGCTCTTGGGCTCACTACTATTTAGCGGATTATTTATCAACACCAGTAACATTACCAATGTAGCGTTCAAGTACCTGAAAAACTTCTCCGTGTTTTACTACGCCTACGAATCCCTATTGATCAACGAAGTCAAGACATTAATGTTAAAGGAGAGGAAGTACGGCTTGAACATCGAGGTTCCCGGCGCCACTATCCTGACCACGTTCGGATTTGTCGTCCAAAACCTGGTCTTTGACATCAAGATCCTGGCTTTGTTCAATGTCGTGTTTCTAATAACGGGGTATTTAGCCCTTAAATGGATAGTCGTGGAACAGAAATAG
- the CTO1 gene encoding Cto1p, which yields MPVRNQAGAKKMRNIIISDFDETITRYDTIGIIAKLPYLINPELKPEWSHFTKTYMDGFRKYKYNGTRSLPLLSSNASLTLSHSNFDCVFKDELEFQKYNRTIELNSVNEISKQQLFKSITLEQMKQFAKEQNRENCLLRGGFNQFCSSVIKNFQDDFYILSINWSREFICEIIGNKEVNPDHVLCNDLKVSTEKRPPTYTGEFDCGLLTGSDKIKSLNEILGMTETHNNGNETRCYWYIGDSETDLLSVLHPSINGVLLMDPVENPSKFLRITEQIIGVPSDKITRFQTDNALGWLKFCEKENGMFAYLVKSWDSLKDLIAQTSNSTC from the coding sequence ATGCCGGTACGAAACCAAGCTGGagcaaagaagatgagaaatattattatttcgGATTTCGATGAAACAATTACAAGATATGATACAATCGGTATCATTGCAAAATTGCCGTACCTAATAAACCCCGAGTTGAAACCTGAGTGGTCTCATTTTACCAAAACTTATATGGATGGATTCCGTAAATACAAATATAATGGAACGAGATCACTACCATTGCTATCTTCAAACGCGTCCTTAACATTATCACATTCAAATTTCGACTGTGTATTCAAAGATGAAttggaatttcaaaaatataacaGAACTATTGAGTTAAATAGTGTAAACGAGatttcaaaacaacaacTTTTCAAGTCAATTACTTTGGAACAAATGAAACAATTTGCCAAAGAGCAAAATCGTGAGAATTGCCTATTGAGAGGCGGTTTCAACCAATTTTGTTCCTCCGttattaaaaattttcaagatgatttttacattttatCAATCAATTGGTCAAGAGAATTCATATGTGAAATCATTGGTAACAAAGAGGTCAATCCTGATCATGTTCTTTGTAACGATTTGAAAGTGTCTACAGAAAAAAGACCTCCTACTTACACTGGTGAATTTGACTGTGGATTATTGACAGGCTCTGATAAGATCAAATCACTAAATGAAATACTAGGTATGACCGAGACGCACAACAATGGCAATGAGACTCGCTGCTACTGGTATATAGGGGATAGTGAAACGGACTTGTTATCTGTATTACACCCATCTATAAACGGTGTATTGTTGATGGACCCCGTAGAAAACCCCTCCAAGTTCTTGAGGATTACTGAGCAAATCATCGGTGTGCCAAGTGACAAAATCACAAGATTTCAAACTGATAACGCTTTGGGCTGGTTAAAGTTCTgtgaaaaggaaaatgggATGTTTGCCTACCTCGTGAAATCTTGGGATTCGTTAAAAGATTTGATCGCGCAGACATCGAATAGTACGTGTTAA